In Paraflavitalea devenefica, the following are encoded in one genomic region:
- a CDS encoding type III polyketide synthase: MSKIISIGTAVPAFRHRQQDIMQFMQAVYALTEADKRKIRFLYHQSDIDSRYSVIPDYSRPAAEWKFYPCTENLEPFPSLEQRMTWYHKYAAPLSIHAVRDCLDGKIKQGDITHLITVSCTGMSAPGLDLQLLELLQLPKHAWRSSVNFMGCYAAVHALKIADALCAGDKKAKVLIVCTELCTLHFQRQASVDNIASSLLFGDGSAAVLVTHATDPHAGLHLDSFYAEVIPKGKQDMAWELSSSGFLMTLSSYIPELIGEDIGALTGRALKQAGITPEQVTHWCIHPGGKKILEAVTASLSLKKDALNTCADVLRNYGNMSSPTLLFVLKKLMQQMTATAQKDTRQTVFGVAFGPGLTMETFVASA, from the coding sequence TTGAGTAAGATCATCTCTATCGGTACCGCAGTACCCGCCTTCAGGCACCGCCAGCAGGACATTATGCAGTTCATGCAGGCTGTCTATGCCCTTACAGAAGCTGATAAGCGTAAGATACGTTTCCTGTATCACCAGAGCGATATAGATTCCCGTTATTCTGTGATCCCCGATTACAGCCGCCCGGCTGCCGAATGGAAATTTTACCCTTGTACGGAGAACCTGGAGCCTTTTCCCTCCCTGGAACAGCGGATGACCTGGTACCATAAATATGCAGCGCCCTTATCTATTCATGCCGTGCGTGATTGCCTGGACGGAAAAATAAAGCAGGGCGACATTACGCACCTCATCACCGTAAGCTGTACCGGCATGAGCGCACCGGGGCTGGACCTCCAGTTGCTGGAATTGCTGCAACTGCCCAAGCATGCCTGGCGCAGTTCTGTAAACTTCATGGGTTGTTATGCGGCTGTTCATGCCCTCAAAATAGCCGATGCCCTTTGTGCAGGAGATAAAAAGGCAAAAGTACTGATCGTGTGCACAGAACTTTGTACGCTGCACTTTCAACGGCAAGCTTCCGTGGATAATATTGCTTCCAGCTTATTGTTTGGCGATGGCAGCGCTGCTGTACTGGTAACCCATGCCACAGATCCCCATGCCGGGTTACACCTGGATAGCTTTTATGCCGAAGTGATCCCCAAAGGCAAACAGGACATGGCCTGGGAATTGTCGTCTTCTGGCTTTCTCATGACGCTGAGCAGTTATATTCCGGAGCTGATAGGAGAGGATATTGGCGCCTTAACCGGCAGGGCATTGAAGCAAGCCGGTATTACACCGGAGCAGGTGACCCATTGGTGCATACATCCCGGCGGTAAAAAGATACTGGAAGCGGTGACAGCCAGTTTATCGTTAAAAAAAGACGCGCTGAATACCTGTGCCGATGTGTTGAGGAATTACGGAAATATGTCTTCTCCCACCTTGTTATTTGTGTTGAAGAAACTGATGCAACAAATGACTGCGACAGCGCAAAAAGATACCCGGCAAACTGTTTTCGGTGTGGCTTTTGGGCCTGGGCTGACCATGGAAACGTTTGTAGCTTCCGCATAA
- a CDS encoding UbiA family prenyltransferase: protein MLQRSTIQLLRFHFSFFLLPVYLFALSQVPAIQVAHALLIFFILHGLVYPASNGYNSYMDRDEGSIGGLKNPLQPTRQLFRVSVVMDLAAVGLSLLVSYLFAACIIAYILASRAYSYRGIRLKQYPVIGYLTVVIFQGAATFFMVYHGSSVSKTVEVPLTGMAAASLLIGGFYPLTQIYQHEADRKDGVRTISAALGYRGTFIFTAIVYSLAMGLLAYLFFSKEEQTKFLVLATCMLPILVYFFKWAGGVWKDENVADFTHTMRMNMLASVCTNIAFLVLLTWNLFE, encoded by the coding sequence TTGCTGCAACGCTCCACGATACAATTGCTCCGCTTCCATTTCTCCTTCTTCCTGTTGCCCGTCTACCTGTTTGCCCTGAGCCAGGTACCGGCTATCCAGGTGGCGCATGCCCTGCTGATCTTTTTTATCCTGCACGGGCTGGTCTATCCCGCCAGCAATGGCTATAATTCGTATATGGACAGGGATGAGGGGAGTATCGGGGGGCTCAAAAATCCCCTGCAACCCACCCGGCAATTATTCCGCGTAAGCGTGGTAATGGACCTGGCGGCAGTGGGGCTTAGCCTTTTGGTGAGCTATCTGTTTGCGGCTTGTATTATTGCCTATATCCTGGCTTCCCGGGCCTATAGCTACCGGGGTATCCGGCTGAAGCAATACCCGGTCATTGGTTACCTCACCGTGGTGATTTTCCAGGGCGCTGCTACTTTTTTCATGGTATACCATGGCAGCAGTGTAAGTAAAACGGTAGAGGTGCCCTTAACAGGAATGGCGGCTGCCAGCCTGCTGATCGGCGGTTTTTACCCGCTCACGCAGATCTACCAGCATGAGGCCGACAGGAAGGATGGGGTGCGAACCATCAGCGCGGCATTGGGATACCGGGGTACCTTTATTTTCACGGCTATCGTTTACAGCCTGGCCATGGGGCTGCTGGCTTACCTGTTCTTCAGCAAGGAGGAGCAAACAAAATTCCTTGTTTTGGCAACTTGCATGCTGCCAATCCTCGTATATTTTTTTAAATGGGCGGGCGGTGTATGGAAAGATGAAAACGTGGCCGATTTTACCCATACCATGCGTATGAATATGCTGGCATCGGTTTGTACCAATATTGCTTTCCTTGTATTATTAACCTGGAATTTATTTGAGTAA
- a CDS encoding methyltransferase domain-containing protein, producing the protein MQELDFINTWLGGHAITLAGLRQLSRNQLSISVCEIGCGGGDNLAAIARWCEKRKIIVSFTGIDKNPDCITVAAARNLPHCTWITSDYKEVQFERKPDIIFSSLFCHHFPERELKTQLLWMHHHARMGFFINDLHRHPLAYYSIQWLTRLFSKSYLVKNDAPLSVARGFVKNDWEQLFDSVGITTFSVKWKWAFRWLVVVNSSS; encoded by the coding sequence ATGCAGGAGCTTGATTTTATCAATACCTGGTTGGGTGGCCATGCAATAACACTCGCGGGGTTACGGCAATTATCCCGGAACCAGTTGAGTATTTCCGTATGTGAGATAGGTTGTGGCGGAGGCGATAACCTGGCGGCTATTGCACGATGGTGTGAAAAAAGGAAGATCATCGTTTCTTTTACCGGGATTGATAAAAACCCGGACTGCATAACGGTGGCTGCTGCCAGGAACCTGCCCCATTGTACATGGATCACGTCTGACTATAAAGAAGTGCAGTTTGAACGTAAGCCGGATATTATCTTTTCCTCCCTGTTCTGTCATCATTTCCCGGAGCGGGAATTAAAAACACAACTGCTATGGATGCATCACCATGCACGAATGGGTTTTTTCATTAATGACTTACACAGGCATCCATTGGCTTATTATTCTATTCAATGGCTCACACGATTATTTTCCAAAAGCTACCTGGTAAAAAACGATGCGCCATTATCAGTAGCCAGAGGATTTGTTAAAAATGATTGGGAACAACTTTTTGATAGCGTAGGAATCACTACCTTTTCCGTTAAATGGAAATGGGCCTTCAGGTGGCTGGTAGTAGTGAACAGTTCATCCTGA
- a CDS encoding LytR/AlgR family response regulator transcription factor: MATEKINILIVEDESIVALDLAAGLENDGYHIAGIADNAAEAKELFSNNKVDILLMDVNIIGDKDGIDTAIELLQQRTVPVIFLTAFTDPVTVNRVKHIQAAAFLTKPYSVTNVRIAIELAINNFAMARHQEASGKVISMEKNAERPVPDTSDKETVLQMNDYIFVKNNYVFVKIKLPDLLYIEADNNYVNVITQEKKFVLRLSLSQLLEKINYKPLVRIHRSYAVNINAIQSFNDQEVQINKAELPIGRNYKEEFLRNFDFR, translated from the coding sequence ATGGCAACCGAAAAGATAAACATACTGATCGTAGAAGATGAATCCATTGTAGCGCTTGACCTGGCGGCTGGACTGGAAAATGATGGTTATCATATTGCCGGCATTGCCGATAATGCAGCAGAAGCCAAAGAATTATTCAGCAACAATAAAGTAGACATCCTGTTGATGGATGTTAACATCATTGGCGATAAAGACGGTATTGATACGGCCATAGAACTGCTGCAACAAAGAACAGTACCCGTTATCTTTCTTACCGCGTTTACCGATCCGGTAACCGTGAATCGCGTAAAGCATATACAGGCGGCTGCCTTTCTTACCAAACCCTACAGCGTTACCAACGTACGCATAGCCATTGAACTGGCCATTAATAACTTTGCCATGGCACGCCACCAGGAAGCTTCCGGCAAGGTGATCTCCATGGAAAAAAACGCAGAACGCCCGGTACCGGATACTTCGGACAAAGAGACCGTACTGCAAATGAATGATTACATCTTTGTGAAGAACAATTATGTATTCGTCAAGATCAAGCTACCCGATCTATTGTACATAGAAGCAGACAACAATTACGTAAATGTCATTACGCAGGAGAAAAAATTTGTACTGCGTTTATCACTCAGCCAATTACTGGAAAAGATCAATTACAAGCCCCTGGTACGCATACACCGGTCTTATGCCGTTAATATCAATGCCATTCAGTCCTTCAATGACCAGGAGGTACAGATCAATAAGGCTGAGCTGCCCATCGGCCGTAATTACAAGGAAGAATTTCTAAGGAACTTTGACTTCAGGTAA
- the porT gene encoding type IX secretion/gliding motility protein PorT/SprT, which translates to MIRLASVLTLWVACLQSQAQEIELNLPDHDDKKYFLGIGLIYNSSRFNITHDPTFLQQDSIQSIEAQNAGGFGLAGMHTYRISKRFEIRAIFPQLLFSYKNLTYHLKTPDGAKEEQKVMTKRLESILVGLPVHLKFRSDRINNFRVYMFGGAKFEYDIASNSTARRAENLVKLSKYDFGVEAGIGFSFYFPVFILSPEIKFSNGLMNTHSRDPNLKFSNTIDKLNSRMILFSLIFEG; encoded by the coding sequence TTGATACGATTGGCGTCCGTGCTTACTTTATGGGTCGCCTGCTTACAAAGCCAGGCACAGGAAATAGAGCTGAATCTTCCCGATCATGATGATAAGAAGTACTTTTTAGGTATTGGACTTATCTATAATTCTTCCCGTTTCAATATTACCCACGACCCCACTTTCCTGCAACAGGATAGTATACAAAGTATAGAGGCGCAGAATGCCGGGGGATTTGGACTGGCGGGTATGCACACTTACCGTATTTCCAAACGCTTTGAAATAAGGGCCATCTTCCCGCAATTATTATTCTCTTATAAAAATCTCACCTACCATTTAAAAACGCCCGATGGGGCCAAGGAAGAGCAAAAGGTAATGACCAAAAGGCTGGAATCCATCCTGGTGGGCCTGCCTGTTCACCTTAAATTCCGGTCGGACCGGATCAATAATTTCCGTGTATACATGTTTGGGGGAGCCAAGTTTGAATATGATATCGCTTCCAATTCCACCGCCCGGCGGGCAGAGAACCTGGTGAAACTGTCTAAATATGATTTTGGCGTAGAGGCCGGCATTGGGTTCAGCTTTTACTTCCCGGTATTTATCCTTTCCCCGGAAATCAAATTCAGCAATGGCCTCATGAATACCCATTCCCGTGACCCGAACCTGAAGTTCTCCAACACCATTGACAAGCTCAACTCAAGGATGATATTGTTCTCTTTAATTTTTGAAGGGTAA
- the ubiE gene encoding bifunctional demethylmenaquinone methyltransferase/2-methoxy-6-polyprenyl-1,4-benzoquinol methylase UbiE: MPSYSHDTIVPFKGSEQSKKEQVASMFDQIAFRYDFMNRFLSGGIDVYWRKRAIRELQELKPQQVLDVATGTADLAITTWKYLQPAKIIGIDISEGMLQLGRQKIAKLLLNNHIELQKGDSEAINFPDHSFDAITVAFGVRNFQNLEKGLSEMYRVVRPGGKVVILEFSKPRKVWFKGLYNLYMKIIAPQAGRWLTKNKDAYQYLNKSVKAFPEGETFLHILQQVGFSDTSLKRLSLGICTIYCGRKRAS, encoded by the coding sequence ATGCCCAGTTATTCACACGATACCATAGTGCCCTTTAAAGGGTCAGAGCAGAGCAAGAAAGAGCAGGTGGCCAGTATGTTTGACCAGATTGCCTTCCGGTATGACTTTATGAACCGGTTCCTGTCGGGCGGTATTGATGTATACTGGCGCAAGCGGGCTATCCGGGAATTGCAGGAACTGAAACCCCAGCAGGTGCTGGATGTGGCTACGGGTACGGCTGATCTGGCCATTACGACCTGGAAATACCTGCAACCCGCGAAAATAATTGGCATAGATATTTCGGAGGGTATGCTCCAGCTTGGCAGGCAGAAGATTGCGAAGCTCTTGTTAAATAATCATATAGAATTGCAGAAGGGCGATAGCGAGGCAATAAATTTCCCTGACCATTCGTTTGATGCCATTACGGTTGCCTTTGGCGTCCGGAATTTTCAAAACCTGGAGAAAGGGCTCAGTGAGATGTACCGGGTAGTCAGGCCGGGAGGAAAAGTGGTGATATTGGAGTTTTCAAAGCCCAGAAAGGTTTGGTTTAAAGGACTTTATAACCTTTACATGAAGATCATAGCACCCCAGGCGGGGCGCTGGCTGACCAAGAATAAAGACGCGTATCAATATTTAAATAAATCAGTTAAAGCATTTCCTGAAGGCGAAACATTTCTACACATTTTACAACAAGTTGGGTTTTCGGACACTTCTTTAAAAAGGCTGAGTTTAGGAATATGTACTATTTATTGCGGCAGAAAAAGGGCCAGTTGA
- a CDS encoding MutS-related protein: MELDNTTYNDLSIFQHEEEFSIFHKLNFTRTVEGREWLLKFFSNPFSELRQIQETQQIIRTIYNNINDWPLTITNGTVMVIERFYDSNIDSMPGANLLNALTYKVFHAADFSLVRYSLSHFADFLRGMHQLIELFENNEAPVLIRSYLHRARDLMNKKEIRELSQVSAGTKFNLTQTIYYGAYVKDHFKAPVFELINIYGRFDAWYSMATAMKHYQLSFPEFIVQDQPLIDAKQLYHILLPTPVPYDVQMNKESNFVFLTGANMAGKSTFIKAVGSSVFLAHLGMGVPAASMRLTTFDGLLSNINVVDNIVKGESYFFNEVQRIRNTIIKINDGRKWLVLIDELFKGTNVQDAMKCSFTVIQGLIKIKSALFILSTHLYEIGEDLRKYPNISFRYFETTVNGDQLQFSYQLKEGISNDRLGYLILKREKVVELLEKL; the protein is encoded by the coding sequence ATGGAATTAGACAATACCACGTATAACGACCTTTCCATTTTTCAGCATGAAGAGGAATTTTCTATTTTTCACAAGCTGAACTTTACCCGTACAGTGGAAGGGCGGGAGTGGTTGTTGAAATTCTTCAGTAATCCTTTCAGCGAACTGCGGCAGATACAGGAAACCCAACAGATCATCCGCACCATTTACAATAATATCAATGACTGGCCACTCACTATTACCAATGGAACAGTGATGGTGATTGAACGGTTCTATGACAGCAATATTGATTCAATGCCGGGGGCCAATTTACTGAATGCCCTCACCTATAAAGTATTCCATGCAGCCGATTTTTCACTGGTCAGGTATTCCCTTTCGCACTTTGCCGACTTCCTGCGGGGCATGCACCAGTTGATTGAGCTGTTTGAAAATAATGAGGCGCCTGTCTTAATCCGCTCCTACCTGCACCGCGCCCGGGACCTGATGAATAAAAAAGAGATCCGGGAATTGAGCCAGGTATCTGCAGGGACCAAGTTTAACCTGACACAGACTATCTATTACGGGGCTTATGTGAAAGATCATTTCAAGGCGCCCGTATTTGAGCTGATCAATATCTATGGCCGCTTTGATGCCTGGTATTCCATGGCTACCGCCATGAAACATTACCAGCTTTCATTTCCGGAATTCATTGTGCAGGACCAGCCGTTGATCGATGCCAAACAATTATACCATATCCTGTTGCCAACACCTGTGCCTTATGATGTGCAGATGAACAAGGAAAGCAATTTCGTTTTCCTCACAGGGGCCAATATGGCTGGCAAAAGTACTTTCATTAAGGCTGTAGGCTCATCAGTATTCCTGGCCCACCTGGGCATGGGCGTACCTGCCGCTTCCATGCGGTTGACAACTTTTGATGGCCTCCTGAGTAATATCAATGTGGTAGATAATATTGTAAAGGGGGAAAGCTATTTCTTCAATGAAGTACAACGTATTCGCAATACCATTATCAAGATCAATGATGGCCGCAAATGGCTGGTATTGATTGATGAGCTATTTAAAGGCACGAATGTACAGGATGCCATGAAATGCTCCTTTACTGTTATCCAGGGACTGATCAAAATAAAAAGTGCGCTCTTTATCCTGTCTACCCACCTGTATGAGATTGGTGAAGACCTGCGTAAATACCCCAATATTTCCTTCCGCTACTTTGAAACTACCGTAAACGGCGACCAGTTGCAGTTTAGCTACCAGCTAAAAGAAGGCATCAGCAATGACAGGCTGGGCTACCTGATCCTGAAACGGGAGAAGGTGGTAGAGCTGCTGGAGAAATTGTAA
- a CDS encoding tetratricopeptide repeat-containing sensor histidine kinase, whose translation MAQDRAIRQDSLRKKLSTLPNDTAKVNLLNKLAASYLQINQDSITSIAQRAKALAEQIKYEKGIADATLYIAIVKRQRGNYIAALDEFLSSIKIYEQLKATSSQAGGYLHIAQVYKDMSGSNLTLKYLEKGIDYSQLAYQLYHSKPDTAGMVDALSSQGIIYRDMGKMPGREHYYDTAYRVYTQALQLIRSGKGTQHTGKLYNNISQVYLEHKKDYTKALDYLFQAVAFNKSHHNFSSLSFNYGNISNVYVKLNNPTQALLYARKMEETALQLHWPERLVNAYRQLHTSFQASRQYDSALHYYVLADKLDDSLNNVAKTNEVVDLQTKYETAKKESQIQTLRIESSDKNKRITVLVIGVIVFAALAVCMIWLYRRVKKQRQQIALQSKNLETMMKELHHRVKNNLQIVSSLLSLQTYKVQDAGAVSVLRESQQRVQAMSFIHQRLYKKDELTSVNMKEYFTDLAESLLASYGFDRDHFDLQIRIDREMMDIDKALPIGLIINEMITNSLKYAYRDIQHPSLLISLTEDTSNMVFLIRDNGIGINEETWKQKSNSFGKQLIGALCKQMRAKQTLVIDGGTAFTITIPREVA comes from the coding sequence ATGGCCCAGGATCGCGCTATCCGGCAGGATAGCCTGCGAAAGAAATTATCAACGCTCCCCAATGATACTGCTAAAGTGAACCTGCTGAATAAACTGGCAGCGTCCTATCTCCAGATCAACCAGGATAGTATAACCAGCATCGCTCAGCGGGCCAAAGCGCTGGCCGAACAGATAAAATATGAAAAAGGCATAGCAGATGCCACGCTATACATAGCGATTGTCAAGCGCCAAAGGGGCAACTATATTGCCGCACTGGATGAATTTCTCAGCAGCATAAAGATCTATGAACAATTAAAGGCTACCAGTTCACAGGCAGGCGGCTATCTTCACATCGCACAGGTGTACAAAGACATGTCGGGCTCAAACCTCACTTTGAAATACCTGGAAAAAGGCATTGATTACAGCCAGCTTGCTTACCAGCTTTATCATTCCAAACCAGATACAGCAGGCATGGTTGATGCCCTTAGTAGCCAGGGCATTATTTACCGGGATATGGGTAAAATGCCGGGCAGGGAGCATTATTACGACACTGCTTACCGGGTATACACCCAGGCACTGCAATTGATCCGGTCGGGGAAAGGAACACAGCATACCGGCAAACTGTACAATAATATAAGCCAGGTATACCTGGAACACAAAAAAGATTATACCAAAGCACTGGACTATTTATTTCAGGCTGTTGCCTTCAATAAAAGCCATCATAACTTTTCCAGCCTGTCATTCAACTATGGCAATATCTCCAATGTATATGTCAAACTGAACAATCCTACACAGGCCTTGCTGTATGCCCGTAAGATGGAGGAAACGGCCCTCCAGTTACATTGGCCGGAACGTTTGGTAAATGCCTACCGGCAATTACACACTTCTTTCCAGGCCAGCAGGCAATACGATTCGGCACTGCATTATTATGTACTGGCTGACAAGCTCGATGATTCATTAAACAATGTGGCTAAGACCAACGAGGTAGTAGACCTGCAAACAAAATACGAAACAGCTAAGAAGGAATCGCAGATCCAAACGCTGCGAATAGAGAGCAGCGATAAGAACAAGCGGATCACGGTGCTGGTGATCGGCGTGATCGTATTTGCAGCATTGGCTGTTTGTATGATATGGCTTTATCGCCGGGTAAAAAAGCAACGGCAGCAGATAGCCCTCCAGTCGAAGAACCTGGAAACGATGATGAAGGAGTTGCACCACCGGGTAAAAAACAACCTGCAGATCGTTAGCAGCCTGCTAAGCCTGCAAACCTATAAAGTACAGGATGCGGGAGCTGTATCTGTATTGCGGGAAAGCCAGCAGCGCGTACAGGCCATGAGCTTTATTCACCAGCGCCTCTATAAAAAAGATGAGCTGACATCCGTGAATATGAAGGAGTATTTCACTGACCTTGCAGAGTCACTGCTTGCTTCTTATGGTTTTGACCGGGACCATTTTGACCTCCAGATCAGGATTGACCGTGAAATGATGGATATAGACAAGGCTTTACCCATTGGCCTTATCATTAATGAGATGATCACCAATTCACTGAAATATGCGTACCGGGACATTCAACATCCCTCCTTGCTGATCAGCCTTACAGAAGATACCAGCAATATGGTTTTCCTGATCAGGGACAATGGCATTGGTATTAATGAAGAAACCTGGAAGCAGAAAAGCAATTCATTTGGCAAGCAACTGATCGGCGCATTGTGCAAACAAATGCGGGCAAAACAAACACTGGTAATTGATGGCGGCACGGCATTCACCATCACCATACCGAGGGAGGTGGCTTAA
- a CDS encoding dihydroorotase yields MQNYLIKNITVVNEGRSVVNDVLIKDGRIEKIGASVQPGIAVTEINGEGKHLLPGAIDDQVHFREPGLTHKASIYTESKAAVAGGVTSFMEMPNTMPPVFTQQLLEDKYNIGANTSLANYSFFMGTSNDNIDEVLRTNDRKKDICGVKIFMGSSTGGLLVDNYLTLDKIFGGSEVLIATHCEDEKIIKANLERIKKEKGSLEASDHPLIRDENGCFESSLTAIQFAKKHNSRLHILHISTEKELQLFSNMVPLEQKNITAEVCVHHLHFTGDDYATLGNRIKCNPAIKAPHNRTALWKALLDDRLDIIATDHAPHTLEEKGYERKPDGTLQLVAGNGGYEKSHAGLPLVQHSLLLMLHYVQQGAISLEKVVEKMSHAVATCFRIADRGFIREGYKADLVIADLQKPYTITPGNILYKCGWSPLEGFTFPATITNTFVNGHMVYGNGVWNESQKGQRLSFDR; encoded by the coding sequence ATGCAAAATTACCTGATTAAGAATATTACGGTGGTCAACGAGGGTAGGTCGGTAGTCAATGATGTACTCATTAAGGATGGCCGTATTGAAAAGATTGGCGCCTCTGTTCAACCTGGCATCGCTGTTACAGAAATAAACGGCGAAGGCAAACATTTATTACCCGGCGCTATTGATGACCAGGTGCATTTCCGGGAGCCTGGCCTTACCCACAAAGCCAGCATTTACACAGAATCCAAAGCAGCAGTAGCCGGAGGTGTTACCTCTTTTATGGAGATGCCCAACACCATGCCGCCCGTATTTACCCAGCAATTGCTGGAAGACAAGTACAACATTGGTGCCAACACATCACTGGCCAACTACTCCTTTTTTATGGGTACCAGCAATGATAATATTGATGAAGTACTTAGAACCAACGACCGCAAAAAAGACATTTGCGGAGTGAAGATCTTCATGGGATCTTCTACCGGCGGACTGCTGGTAGACAATTATCTTACCCTGGATAAGATATTTGGCGGCAGTGAAGTACTGATCGCCACGCATTGTGAAGATGAGAAGATCATCAAAGCCAACCTTGAACGCATTAAGAAAGAAAAAGGCAGCCTGGAAGCATCAGATCACCCATTGATCCGGGACGAAAATGGTTGCTTTGAATCTTCACTCACGGCCATCCAGTTTGCCAAGAAGCACAACAGCCGCCTGCATATATTACATATCAGCACGGAAAAAGAGTTGCAGCTATTTTCCAACATGGTGCCACTGGAACAGAAAAACATTACGGCTGAAGTATGTGTACACCACCTGCATTTTACGGGCGATGATTATGCCACGCTGGGCAATCGCATTAAATGCAACCCCGCCATCAAAGCGCCGCATAACCGTACCGCTTTATGGAAAGCCCTGCTGGACGACCGGCTGGATATTATTGCCACCGATCATGCTCCTCATACCCTGGAAGAAAAAGGATATGAGCGAAAGCCAGACGGCACGTTACAACTGGTAGCCGGTAATGGGGGGTATGAAAAATCACATGCCGGCCTGCCCCTGGTACAGCATTCCCTGCTTTTAATGCTGCATTATGTGCAGCAGGGCGCCATTTCCCTGGAGAAGGTAGTAGAAAAAATGAGCCATGCGGTTGCTACCTGTTTCCGGATTGCCGACAGGGGCTTTATACGGGAAGGTTACAAGGCCGACCTGGTCATAGCAGACCTTCAAAAGCCTTATACTATTACCCCCGGCAATATCCTGTATAAATGTGGCTGGAGCCCGCTGGAAGGATTCACCTTCCCCGCTACTATAACAAATACGTTTGTCAATGGGCATATGGTTTATGGAAATGGGGTATGGAATGAATCTCAAAAAGGTCAACGTTTGTCTTTTGACCGATAA